The Desmonostoc muscorum LEGE 12446 genome includes a region encoding these proteins:
- the speA gene encoding biosynthetic arginine decarboxylase has protein sequence MGVESTATSDEVVLLPSNGQKSDVKNHKQKKLLPPSTTTGDLPRSWKIEDSESLYRIEGWGQPYFSINAAGHITVAPKGDRGGSLDLFELVNALKQRNLGLPMLIRFSDILEDRIERLNACFAKAIARYNYPGVYRGVFPVKCNQERHLIEDLVKFGKPHQFGLEAGSKPELMIALAVLDTPGALLVCNGYKDQEYIETAMLAQRLGQTPIIVLEQIEEVDLVIAANRQLGIKPILGVRAKLSTQGMGRWGTSSGDRAKFGLTMPEVIEAVDKLRDANLLDSLQLMHFHIGSQISAINVIKDAIQEASRIYVELAMLGADMKYLDVGGGLGVDYDGSQTNFYASKNYNMQNYANDIVAELKDTCAERQIPVPTLISESGRAIASHQSVLIFDVLSTSDVPLDTPEPPQEGESPIINYLWESYQSINKENYQELYHDAAQFKEEAISRFNLGILRLRERAKAERLYWACCQKILNITRQQEYVPDELEDLEKIMASIYYVNMSVFQSAPDCWAIDQLFPIMPIHRLDEEPTRRGILADLTCDSDGKIDRFIDLRDVKSVLELHPYKAGEPYYLGMFLNGAYQEIMGNLHNLFGDTNAVHIQLTPKGYQIEHVVKGDTMSEVVSYVQYDSEDMVENIRQRCEKALEEKRITLAESQRLLQTYEQSLRRYTYLNS, from the coding sequence ATGGGTGTTGAGTCAACTGCTACATCTGACGAGGTGGTACTACTACCGTCCAATGGACAAAAATCTGACGTGAAAAATCATAAGCAAAAAAAGCTGTTACCACCGAGTACTACCACAGGAGATTTACCTCGCTCCTGGAAAATTGAGGATAGCGAATCTTTGTATCGCATTGAAGGTTGGGGACAACCTTATTTTTCCATTAATGCTGCGGGTCACATTACCGTTGCGCCGAAAGGCGATCGCGGGGGTTCTCTGGACTTGTTTGAATTAGTCAACGCCTTGAAGCAGCGGAATTTGGGACTACCCATGCTAATTCGCTTTTCCGATATTTTAGAAGACCGGATTGAGCGGTTGAACGCTTGTTTTGCCAAAGCGATCGCCCGTTACAACTACCCTGGTGTCTATCGTGGTGTGTTTCCTGTCAAGTGCAACCAAGAACGGCATTTGATTGAGGATTTAGTCAAATTTGGCAAGCCCCATCAATTTGGTTTAGAAGCCGGTTCCAAGCCAGAATTAATGATTGCTCTGGCTGTCTTGGATACACCAGGAGCATTGTTAGTTTGCAACGGCTACAAAGACCAGGAATACATTGAAACGGCAATGTTAGCCCAAAGACTAGGGCAAACACCAATCATCGTCTTAGAACAGATTGAAGAGGTGGATTTGGTAATTGCTGCCAACCGCCAATTAGGTATTAAGCCGATTTTGGGAGTTCGGGCTAAACTCAGTACCCAAGGTATGGGACGTTGGGGAACTTCCAGTGGCGATCGCGCTAAATTTGGTTTGACTATGCCTGAGGTGATCGAGGCAGTTGACAAGCTACGGGATGCTAACTTGCTGGATTCTTTGCAGTTGATGCACTTCCATATCGGTTCACAAATTTCTGCCATTAATGTGATTAAAGATGCCATCCAGGAAGCCAGCCGCATTTATGTGGAATTGGCAATGCTGGGGGCAGACATGAAGTACCTCGATGTTGGCGGTGGCTTGGGTGTAGATTATGACGGTTCCCAAACCAACTTCTATGCATCGAAAAATTACAACATGCAAAACTACGCCAACGATATTGTGGCAGAGTTAAAAGATACCTGTGCTGAACGGCAAATTCCCGTACCAACACTGATTAGTGAAAGTGGACGAGCGATCGCTTCCCATCAGTCAGTGCTGATTTTCGATGTTCTCAGTACCAGTGACGTGCCACTAGATACGCCAGAGCCTCCACAAGAGGGAGAATCCCCAATCATTAATTACCTCTGGGAAAGCTACCAATCCATCAACAAGGAAAATTACCAAGAGCTATACCACGACGCGGCACAATTCAAAGAAGAAGCCATCAGCCGCTTTAACTTGGGAATTTTACGCCTCAGAGAACGAGCCAAAGCCGAACGGCTTTACTGGGCTTGTTGTCAAAAGATTTTGAACATTACTAGGCAGCAAGAATACGTACCAGATGAACTGGAAGACCTAGAAAAAATCATGGCTTCCATCTATTACGTTAATATGTCAGTGTTTCAATCAGCACCAGATTGCTGGGCAATCGATCAGCTATTCCCGATCATGCCAATCCACCGTTTGGATGAAGAACCAACACGCCGGGGGATTTTAGCAGACCTCACCTGCGACAGTGATGGTAAGATAGATCGCTTTATTGACCTACGCGATGTCAAATCGGTTTTAGAACTCCACCCCTACAAAGCAGGAGAACCCTATTATTTGGGCATGTTCCTCAATGGAGCTTACCAGGAAATCATGGGTAATTTACACAACTTATTCGGCGATACCAACGCCGTTCACATCCAACTGACGCCTAAAGGCTACCAAATCGAACACGTAGTTAAAGGCGACACCATGAGTGAAGTAGTGAGTTACGTCCAGTATGACTCCGAAGATATGGTGGAAAACATCCGCCAGCGCTGTGAGAAAGCCTTAGAGGAAAAGCGCATTACCCTAGCAGAATCTCAGCGACTCCTACAAACCTACGAACAGAGTCTCAGAAGATATACGTATTTAAATAGTTAG